A genomic stretch from Nitratidesulfovibrio sp. SRB-5 includes:
- a CDS encoding methyl-accepting chemotaxis protein, whose product MLLKTKLYLGFLAVLLLTVVVGGIGWRGMHDMVRYGGYATAIETGMRRMSSAEASMGRYMLLGEEAQADVTGQHLDGALSIVTEVMGTLSEEWAAADGKALVENLEKFRTAFGQLVSSTQEISVMREGLVRNAEAVQAAAARLEETLSASMRAAPDAARFGSYRHLAAAMAGFGTVRVHAGQFLVQPDKDLRRKVTRHLFEVRKQLEQAGEGQLDPSVAEALGQLQGLVNDYGMAFGLCAGTMQARFAALEQQRHVLEAAQAAAGEALAHAGEALAAASRTATWLLAGVALAATCVGGVIAFVLPRGTVRQLGKDPGELAAIARRVTEGDYDIDDGSPRAGVYGHIVDMVHSLKKHLASAEEESQRAREESERARLAMQQADEARMGVEAANRTMLSVADEAHAIAARIAAAAEELAAQAEQVGAGAEVQQQRMAETLAAITQMNGAVAEVAASAAATSLSSDDSRRNAEEGAQVVARTVTAIEKVASGSDAVRRNMQELGVKAEAIGKVMEMIADIADQTNLLALNAAIEAARAGDAGRGFAVVADEVRKLAERTMQATAEVGGSVRGIQDVARRNVDAVEHSVAAVGEATRSARESGEALTAIVRIVGDSAAQVNGIATAAEQQSAASEQIGRTVQSVSDIAAETAGGMQQSAVAIRELSEMAAQLEQALTRLRA is encoded by the coding sequence ATGCTTCTGAAGACCAAGCTTTATCTGGGTTTTCTTGCCGTACTCCTGCTGACGGTCGTCGTCGGCGGCATCGGGTGGCGGGGAATGCACGACATGGTCAGATATGGCGGGTACGCCACTGCCATCGAAACGGGCATGCGCCGAATGTCCTCGGCCGAGGCGTCCATGGGGCGCTACATGCTGCTCGGCGAGGAAGCGCAGGCCGACGTTACAGGCCAGCACCTTGACGGTGCGCTGTCCATCGTCACCGAAGTCATGGGCACCCTGAGCGAAGAGTGGGCCGCCGCCGACGGCAAGGCCCTGGTGGAGAACCTGGAAAAGTTCAGGACGGCCTTCGGACAGCTGGTTTCCTCCACCCAGGAAATTTCGGTCATGCGCGAGGGCCTGGTGCGCAACGCAGAGGCCGTGCAGGCTGCTGCCGCCAGGCTTGAAGAGACGCTTTCCGCCTCCATGCGGGCTGCGCCGGATGCTGCCCGCTTTGGCAGCTACCGGCATTTGGCCGCGGCCATGGCGGGCTTCGGCACCGTGCGGGTGCATGCGGGCCAGTTTCTGGTCCAGCCCGACAAGGATCTGCGGCGCAAGGTGACCCGCCATCTGTTCGAAGTGCGCAAGCAACTGGAACAGGCCGGAGAGGGCCAGCTTGATCCCTCCGTGGCAGAGGCCCTGGGGCAGTTGCAGGGGCTGGTCAACGATTACGGCATGGCTTTCGGTCTGTGCGCGGGCACCATGCAGGCGCGCTTTGCCGCGCTGGAGCAGCAGCGCCACGTGCTGGAGGCGGCCCAGGCGGCAGCCGGAGAGGCCCTGGCCCACGCCGGAGAGGCCCTGGCCGCCGCGTCCAGAACGGCCACATGGCTTCTGGCCGGGGTGGCGCTGGCGGCAACGTGCGTCGGCGGGGTCATCGCCTTTGTCCTGCCGCGCGGCACCGTGCGCCAACTGGGCAAGGACCCCGGTGAACTGGCCGCCATCGCCCGGCGGGTCACCGAGGGCGACTACGACATTGATGACGGCAGCCCCCGCGCAGGCGTATACGGTCATATCGTGGACATGGTGCACTCGCTGAAGAAGCACCTTGCCAGCGCGGAAGAGGAATCGCAGCGCGCGAGAGAGGAATCGGAACGGGCCCGGCTGGCCATGCAGCAGGCGGACGAGGCCCGCATGGGAGTAGAAGCGGCCAACCGGACCATGCTGTCGGTGGCGGACGAGGCCCACGCCATTGCCGCGCGCATCGCCGCCGCGGCGGAAGAACTGGCCGCCCAGGCCGAACAGGTGGGCGCCGGGGCAGAGGTGCAGCAGCAGCGCATGGCCGAAACCCTGGCCGCCATCACCCAAATGAACGGGGCCGTGGCAGAGGTGGCCGCCAGCGCCGCCGCCACCAGCCTCAGTTCCGACGATTCGCGCCGCAACGCGGAAGAAGGCGCGCAGGTGGTGGCCCGCACCGTCACCGCCATCGAGAAAGTGGCGTCGGGATCGGACGCGGTGCGCCGCAACATGCAGGAGCTGGGCGTGAAGGCGGAAGCCATCGGCAAGGTCATGGAGATGATCGCCGACATCGCGGACCAGACCAACCTGCTGGCGCTGAACGCGGCCATCGAGGCGGCGCGGGCCGGCGACGCCGGGCGCGGCTTTGCCGTGGTGGCAGACGAGGTGCGCAAGCTGGCCGAACGCACCATGCAGGCCACGGCGGAAGTGGGCGGCAGCGTGCGGGGCATTCAGGACGTGGCCCGGCGCAACGTGGACGCGGTGGAGCATTCCGTGGCGGCGGTGGGCGAGGCCACCCGCTCGGCCCGTGAATCGGGCGAGGCGCTGACGGCCATCGTGCGCATCGTGGGTGACTCCGCCGCGCAGGTCAACGGCATCGCCACGGCGGCGGAGCAACAGTCCGCCGCCAGCGAACAGATCGGGCGCACGGTGCAGTCGGTCAGCGACATCGCGGCGGAAACGGCGGGCGGCATGCAGCAGTCGGCCGTGGCCATCCGCGAATTGTCGGAAATGGCCGCGCAACTGGAACAGGCCTTGACCCGCCTGCGCGCGTAG
- a CDS encoding Ldh family oxidoreductase, which yields MSVILGPDDLAALCRTVLERAGVLPAAAFSVAGALVAAECMGIPSHGVARLPQYADQVAAGKVRGDAVPRVEKPLPATVRVDAGCGFAYPALEAGLDVAVPLALRMGCAALGVTNSHHCGVAGLHVERAARQGLVALLFANTPAAMAPWGGNRASLGTNPLAFACPAPPEDAPEPTAAAGAGPEHDPLVMDLSLSTVARGKIVAAAREGQPIPAGWAVDAHGSPTTDARAALGGMLLPFGGAKGAALALMVELLAASLTGSNHAYEASSFLDAAGGPPRTGQCMLLIAPQAFGADFAGRAAALLGHVLDQPSTRLPGARRFELQRRAHREGVAIPWSLHQDLLHRAGGA from the coding sequence ATGAGCGTGATCCTAGGGCCCGACGACCTTGCGGCGCTGTGCCGCACCGTGCTGGAGCGGGCGGGCGTGCTGCCCGCCGCCGCATTTTCCGTGGCGGGGGCGCTGGTGGCCGCAGAGTGCATGGGCATACCCTCGCACGGGGTGGCCCGTTTGCCGCAGTATGCCGACCAGGTGGCGGCGGGCAAGGTGCGTGGCGATGCCGTGCCCCGCGTGGAAAAACCCCTGCCCGCCACCGTGCGCGTGGATGCCGGGTGCGGCTTCGCCTATCCGGCGCTGGAGGCCGGTCTGGACGTGGCCGTGCCGCTGGCCCTGCGCATGGGGTGCGCGGCGCTGGGGGTGACCAATTCGCACCATTGCGGGGTGGCCGGGCTGCACGTGGAGCGGGCCGCCCGGCAGGGGCTGGTGGCGCTGCTGTTTGCCAACACCCCGGCGGCCATGGCCCCGTGGGGCGGCAACCGCGCCTCGCTGGGCACCAATCCGCTGGCCTTCGCCTGTCCGGCGCCGCCGGAAGATGCCCCGGAACCCACGGCTGCCGCCGGTGCCGGGCCGGAACACGATCCGCTGGTCATGGACCTTTCGCTCAGCACCGTGGCGCGCGGCAAGATCGTTGCCGCCGCGCGCGAGGGCCAGCCCATTCCCGCGGGCTGGGCCGTGGACGCCCACGGCAGCCCCACCACCGATGCGCGGGCCGCCCTTGGCGGCATGCTGCTGCCCTTTGGCGGGGCCAAGGGCGCGGCGCTGGCGCTGATGGTGGAACTGCTGGCGGCATCGCTCACCGGCAGCAACCACGCGTACGAGGCCTCGTCGTTTCTGGATGCGGCGGGCGGCCCGCCCCGCACCGGGCAGTGCATGCTGCTCATTGCGCCGCAGGCCTTCGGCGCCGATTTCGCCGGGCGCGCCGCCGCGCTGCTGGGCCACGTGCTGGACCAGCCTTCCACTCGCTTGCCCGGTGCGCGACGTTTCGAACTGCAACGGAGGGCGCACCGCGAAGGGGTGGCCATACCGTGGTCGCTGCACCAGGATCTGCTGCACCGCGCCGGGGGGGCGTGA
- a CDS encoding GntR family transcriptional regulator, with protein MHMPVKPAFNPLYQQVKESLLRRIATGEWAPGSFLPSEPVLAEEYGVSHGTLRKALNELTAERRVVRYQGKGTAVATFDADEALFRFFRIVSCEDRRTLPISEVYGAAHTKADAEEAAALDIALGAPVLRIERVRSLDGVPLLNERITLSCSRMPGVESIPVGSLPNTLYDFFQKRFNVTIAKADESITAVAADKVDAERLGIPVGHPLLAIRRVAMDIEDNPVELRHTRCVTTNFHYRTKLS; from the coding sequence ATGCACATGCCCGTAAAGCCCGCCTTCAACCCCCTATACCAGCAGGTCAAGGAATCGCTGCTCCGCCGCATTGCCACAGGCGAATGGGCACCGGGCAGCTTCCTGCCCAGCGAACCCGTGCTGGCCGAAGAATACGGCGTCAGCCACGGCACCCTGCGCAAGGCGCTGAACGAGCTGACCGCGGAGCGCCGCGTGGTGCGCTACCAGGGCAAGGGCACGGCGGTGGCCACCTTCGACGCGGACGAGGCGCTGTTCCGCTTCTTCCGCATCGTCAGTTGCGAGGACAGGCGCACCCTGCCCATTTCCGAAGTGTACGGGGCCGCCCACACCAAGGCCGACGCCGAAGAGGCGGCGGCGCTGGACATTGCCCTGGGTGCGCCGGTGCTGCGCATAGAGCGCGTGCGCTCGCTGGACGGCGTGCCGCTGCTGAACGAACGCATCACCCTCAGTTGCTCGCGCATGCCGGGCGTCGAGTCCATTCCCGTGGGGTCGCTGCCCAACACGCTGTACGATTTCTTCCAGAAGCGGTTCAACGTCACCATCGCCAAGGCGGACGAAAGCATCACCGCCGTGGCTGCCGACAAGGTCGACGCCGAGCGCCTCGGCATCCCGGTGGGGCACCCGCTGCTGGCCATCCGCCGCGTGGCCATGGACATCGAGGACAACCCCGTGGAACTGCGCCACACCCGCTGCGTGACCACCAACTTCCACTACCGCACCAAGCTTTCCTGA
- a CDS encoding sigma-54-dependent transcriptional regulator, with protein sequence MAKILIVDDELQLRQSFQRLLAGEGHDVRAASTGEQGIKLVREELPELVIMDVRMPGMDGLTALRAIREIDARLPVVIMTAYSTTETAIEATKLGAFDYILKPFEIPDILALIEQAVEAGRRMRARVDMVADGDDGTGQETLGEALVGTSRAMHQVYKAIGRAAPTDALVLVRGESGTGKELVARAVYQHSLRGEKPFLIINCVAIPDTLLESELFGYEKGAFTGATNRRVGKIEQANGGTVFLDEIGDMPLGIQAKLLRLLQEKQIERLGGRQPIPVDVRIIAATNTDLEAAVADGRFREDLYYRLKVVTLWLPPLRERSEDIPPLARYFLARFSREMDMPNPGITPEALAYLEAQPWPGNVRELGNTVHKALVFSRGGPLGEPDLKQALEASRGVRPGSEGPACDLSLAADQTMQELIRRTLSESDGDNVFDSLMDHVGRLVVREALHLTGGNRTRAARLLGLSRPTLLAKIEKYGLRIETQVS encoded by the coding sequence ATGGCTAAGATCCTGATCGTCGACGACGAACTGCAACTGCGCCAGAGCTTCCAGCGCCTGCTGGCCGGGGAAGGCCACGACGTGCGCGCCGCCTCCACCGGCGAGCAGGGCATCAAGCTGGTGCGCGAAGAGTTGCCCGAACTGGTGATCATGGACGTGCGCATGCCCGGCATGGACGGCCTGACCGCCCTGCGCGCCATCCGCGAGATAGACGCCCGCCTGCCGGTGGTCATCATGACCGCCTATTCCACCACCGAGACCGCCATCGAGGCCACCAAGCTGGGGGCCTTCGACTACATCCTGAAGCCGTTCGAGATCCCGGACATCCTCGCGCTCATCGAGCAGGCCGTGGAGGCGGGCCGCCGCATGCGCGCCCGCGTGGACATGGTGGCCGACGGCGACGACGGCACCGGGCAGGAGACGCTGGGCGAGGCCCTGGTGGGCACCAGCCGGGCCATGCACCAGGTGTACAAGGCCATCGGCCGGGCCGCGCCCACCGACGCCCTGGTGCTGGTGCGGGGCGAATCGGGCACCGGCAAGGAACTGGTGGCCCGCGCCGTGTACCAGCACAGCCTGCGCGGCGAGAAGCCGTTCCTGATCATCAACTGCGTGGCCATCCCGGACACCCTGCTGGAAAGCGAACTGTTCGGCTACGAGAAGGGGGCCTTCACCGGGGCCACCAATCGCCGGGTGGGCAAGATAGAGCAGGCCAACGGCGGCACCGTGTTCCTGGACGAAATAGGCGACATGCCGCTGGGCATCCAGGCCAAGCTGTTGCGCCTGTTGCAGGAAAAGCAGATCGAACGGCTGGGCGGCAGGCAGCCCATCCCCGTGGACGTGCGCATCATCGCGGCCACCAACACCGACCTGGAGGCCGCCGTGGCCGACGGGCGCTTCCGCGAGGATCTGTACTACCGGCTGAAGGTGGTCACCCTGTGGCTGCCCCCCCTGCGCGAACGCAGCGAGGACATCCCCCCGCTGGCGCGGTACTTTCTGGCCCGCTTCTCGCGCGAGATGGACATGCCGAACCCCGGCATCACCCCCGAGGCGCTGGCCTACCTGGAAGCGCAGCCGTGGCCGGGCAACGTGCGCGAACTGGGCAACACCGTGCACAAGGCGCTGGTGTTCAGCCGTGGGGGGCCGCTGGGCGAACCGGACCTGAAGCAGGCCCTGGAGGCCAGCCGGGGCGTGCGCCCCGGCAGCGAAGGCCCGGCCTGCGACCTTTCGCTGGCCGCCGACCAGACCATGCAGGAGCTCATCCGCCGCACCCTCAGCGAAAGCGACGGCGACAACGTGTTCGATTCGCTGATGGACCACGTGGGACGGCTGGTGGTGCGCGAGGCGCTGCACCTTACCGGGGGCAACCGCACCCGTGCCGCGCGCCTGCTGGGGCTTTCGCGCCCCACCCTGCTGGCCAAGATCGAAAAATACGGCCTGCGCATCGAGACGCAGGTTTCCTGA
- a CDS encoding sensor histidine kinase yields the protein MVNWILPRVVRFRPSLRVRIGLLLAALAATSMAAAALPLLMASGRLSLPTPFGTWTADPATDALGLMLLVLFLAGLLAVVVFRQVLGPIRRLALEGLEDADAYGNEVEVLDRRLRHLLDTMHRTQVQLEESHETLRQTEKLALVGKLAAGVAHSIRNPLTSVKLRLFALERSLKLGPDQKEQQEDFEVIAAEIRHLDAIVTNFLEFSRRPRLRMQPVSPSDVVDMTLQLLKHRLESFNVAVAVHRAERLPVVDGDAEQLKEALVNLILNACEAMGYDGTLDITEEKGIINPLGRAVVIRIADSGPGVPQHIREEVFQPFFSTKEEGTGLGLPIARRIFEEHGGWLHLHSAHGKGATFVIVLPARKDDSWLRS from the coding sequence ATGGTGAACTGGATACTGCCCCGGGTGGTGCGCTTTCGCCCCAGCCTGCGCGTACGCATCGGCCTGCTGCTGGCCGCGCTGGCGGCCACGTCCATGGCTGCCGCCGCGCTGCCGTTGCTCATGGCCAGCGGCCGGCTGTCCCTTCCCACGCCCTTCGGCACCTGGACGGCGGACCCGGCCACCGACGCCCTGGGGCTGATGCTGCTGGTGCTGTTTCTGGCCGGGCTGCTGGCCGTGGTGGTGTTCCGCCAGGTGCTGGGGCCCATCCGCCGCCTGGCCCTGGAAGGGCTGGAGGATGCCGACGCCTACGGCAACGAGGTGGAGGTGCTGGACCGCCGCCTGCGCCACCTGCTGGACACCATGCACCGCACCCAGGTGCAGCTGGAAGAAAGCCACGAAACCCTGCGCCAGACCGAAAAGCTGGCCCTGGTGGGCAAGCTGGCCGCCGGGGTGGCCCATTCCATCCGCAACCCGCTGACCTCGGTGAAGCTGCGCCTGTTCGCGCTGGAACGCAGCCTGAAGCTGGGGCCGGACCAGAAGGAACAGCAGGAGGACTTCGAGGTCATCGCCGCGGAAATCCGCCACCTGGACGCCATCGTCACCAACTTTCTGGAATTCTCGCGCCGCCCGCGCCTGCGCATGCAGCCGGTCAGCCCGTCCGACGTGGTGGACATGACCCTGCAACTGCTCAAGCACCGCCTGGAATCGTTCAACGTGGCGGTTGCGGTGCACCGGGCCGAACGCCTGCCCGTGGTGGACGGCGACGCGGAGCAGCTCAAGGAGGCGCTGGTCAACCTCATCCTGAACGCGTGCGAGGCCATGGGCTACGACGGCACGCTGGACATCACGGAAGAAAAGGGCATCATCAATCCCTTGGGCCGGGCCGTGGTCATCCGCATCGCGGACAGCGGCCCCGGCGTGCCCCAGCACATCCGCGAGGAAGTCTTCCAGCCGTTCTTCAGCACCAAGGAAGAAGGCACCGGCCTCGGCCTGCCCATCGCCCGGCGCATCTTCGAGGAGCACGGCGGCTGGCTGCACCTGCATTCGGCGCACGGCAAGGGGGCCACCTTCGTCATCGTGCTGCCCGCCCGCAAGGACGACTCATGGCTAAGATCCTGA
- a CDS encoding response regulator yields the protein MTDTPTSDAHTGGAPSGGVRTLPRVLLVDDEPESTEMLALRLGKRGFPAARAASGEEALEHLAREGADVVVMDVKMPGMGGMRALERIRTEFPGVEVIMLSGHADMEVAVEGMRLGAFGYLMKPTDFDELLFKIEDAYTQCQLERRAAARKGS from the coding sequence ATGACCGACACGCCGACATCAGATGCCCACACCGGCGGAGCCCCGTCCGGTGGCGTTCGCACCTTGCCGCGCGTTCTGCTGGTGGACGACGAGCCCGAAAGCACCGAAATGCTGGCCCTGCGCCTGGGCAAGCGCGGCTTTCCGGCGGCGCGCGCGGCCAGCGGAGAAGAAGCGCTGGAACATCTGGCCCGTGAAGGGGCCGACGTGGTGGTCATGGACGTGAAGATGCCGGGCATGGGCGGCATGCGCGCGCTGGAGCGCATTCGCACCGAGTTTCCGGGGGTGGAGGTTATCATGCTTTCCGGCCACGCCGACATGGAGGTGGCGGTGGAGGGCATGCGCCTTGGGGCCTTCGGCTACCTGATGAAGCCCACCGATTTCGACGAGTTGCTGTTCAAGATCGAGGATGCCTACACCCAGTGTCAGCTTGAGCGCAGGGCTGCGGCGCGCAAGGGCTCTTAG
- a CDS encoding PEP/pyruvate-binding domain-containing protein, whose product MGLFCWLPFRRKRRDEERAAAEEAFAARYHRFKLVLNAWAKLQEVMTEMELALCCVHPFGMQTVRSLCTRITTQVYQCIRQLDELAPGRYPELFARFDAIQAEVSAIVYGRPATMDGPLALPLGHPDLTLPDLADPALTRLGELRAALAPRDGEAAASATPGGMPGGGVPDGFIITAAACQRLFRHQALQEEIGRRVQASGGIRPDNLLDLSPSIVGLIQAAEVPDEVADALMDALYALRKRMAARPGAHGRDMRLLLRGRVWPQGSTGAAENTDDDAGGMTLWGPSIPLFEQGSGPDAQSDRQRVLDALRATLALKYSPQAIAYRRNRGLRDAGTCVCVGCFAVDAPVAGGIAYTGNPLHARDTSVHVYAARGLSEAVEDGAHDVDAYHVCRVGGSVRLRSIAPRADAATGEALPVPPVLPVPPVLPVPPVLPVLDDAAARAVAELALAVEERCGLPQEIDWLLEPDGSVSLLHARPLPAPRAHLPESYAESEAEDAAQTECPPPALLDGGITAGPGVVAGPVHIVRQRDDVRSFPDGAVLVVARDLADWGMLLDRASAVVAERGRISSQLAAVAREFGKPAVFGPFRQGSPLDLLEQGAMVTVHGDVGVVYPGRIEAFIESAPHECNFMPGSPVLQALDAAAHHMLPLTLDPDSPDFKSANCRTFHDLGRFCHEKAVAEMFRFGSQQRHAPQRVKQLQCDVPKQFWVVNLDDGFDGDVNGPLVPIARVTSVPMRTLWRGMNAVPWQGPPPVDAKGFLSVMFEATANPHLDPAAQSAFFTERNYFMVSRNYCSLHSRFGFHFVAVESLVGDRTPENYVVFQLRGGAANIERRVRRVEFVAGLLGEFGFACTVRRDALSARIENLPQPDALRMLLVAGYMTIHTRQLDMIMNDGPQLAERRAAMLADCRRLLEEADLAAAAEAEQAMSGDDARPRRAVDPAAPI is encoded by the coding sequence ATGGGTCTGTTCTGCTGGCTGCCCTTCCGCCGCAAGCGGCGGGACGAGGAGCGCGCCGCCGCCGAAGAGGCCTTCGCGGCGCGGTATCACCGCTTCAAGCTGGTGCTCAACGCCTGGGCCAAGTTGCAGGAAGTGATGACCGAGATGGAACTGGCCCTGTGCTGTGTCCATCCCTTCGGCATGCAGACGGTGCGCTCGCTGTGCACCCGCATCACCACCCAGGTCTACCAGTGCATCCGCCAGCTGGATGAACTGGCCCCTGGCCGCTACCCGGAACTTTTCGCCCGCTTCGACGCCATCCAGGCCGAGGTTTCGGCCATCGTCTATGGCCGCCCCGCCACCATGGACGGCCCGCTTGCCCTGCCGTTAGGCCATCCGGACCTTACCCTGCCCGACCTTGCCGACCCTGCCCTGACCCGGCTGGGAGAACTGCGCGCGGCGCTGGCCCCGCGCGACGGAGAGGCTGCCGCGTCCGCCACGCCGGGCGGCATGCCGGGCGGGGGTGTGCCCGACGGGTTCATCATCACCGCCGCCGCCTGTCAGCGGCTGTTCCGCCATCAGGCCCTGCAAGAGGAGATCGGGCGGCGGGTGCAGGCGTCGGGCGGCATCAGGCCGGACAACCTGCTGGATCTTTCGCCGTCCATCGTCGGGCTGATCCAGGCGGCGGAGGTGCCGGACGAGGTGGCCGACGCGCTCATGGACGCCCTGTACGCCCTGCGCAAGCGGATGGCCGCGCGGCCCGGCGCGCACGGGCGGGACATGCGCCTTCTGCTGCGCGGGCGGGTCTGGCCGCAGGGTTCGACGGGCGCCGCCGAGAACACGGACGACGACGCGGGCGGCATGACCCTGTGGGGGCCGTCCATTCCCCTGTTCGAACAGGGCTCCGGCCCCGACGCCCAATCCGACAGGCAGCGCGTGCTGGACGCCCTGCGCGCCACCCTGGCCCTGAAGTATTCGCCCCAGGCCATCGCCTACCGCCGCAACCGGGGCCTGCGCGACGCGGGCACCTGCGTGTGCGTGGGCTGCTTTGCCGTGGATGCCCCGGTGGCCGGGGGCATCGCCTATACCGGCAACCCCCTGCACGCCCGCGACACCTCGGTGCACGTCTACGCCGCGCGCGGCCTGTCCGAGGCCGTGGAGGACGGCGCGCACGATGTGGACGCCTACCACGTCTGCCGCGTGGGCGGTTCTGTGCGGTTGCGCAGCATAGCCCCCAGGGCCGACGCGGCCACGGGGGAGGCGCTGCCCGTTCCGCCCGTTCTGCCCGTTCCGCCCGTTCTGCCCGTTCCGCCCGTTCTGCCAGTTCTGGATGACGCGGCGGCCCGCGCCGTGGCCGAACTGGCCCTGGCCGTGGAGGAGCGCTGCGGCCTGCCTCAGGAGATCGACTGGCTGCTGGAGCCGGACGGTTCCGTCTCGCTGCTGCATGCCCGGCCCTTGCCCGCGCCGCGCGCCCATCTGCCGGAAAGCTACGCCGAGTCGGAAGCCGAGGACGCCGCCCAGACCGAATGCCCGCCCCCGGCCCTGCTGGACGGCGGGATCACCGCCGGGCCGGGCGTGGTGGCCGGGCCGGTGCACATCGTGCGCCAGCGGGACGACGTGCGCAGCTTCCCCGATGGCGCCGTGCTGGTGGTGGCGCGCGACCTGGCCGACTGGGGCATGCTGCTGGACCGCGCCAGCGCCGTGGTGGCCGAGCGGGGCCGCATTTCCAGCCAGCTGGCCGCCGTGGCGCGCGAATTCGGCAAGCCCGCCGTGTTCGGCCCGTTCCGGCAGGGCAGCCCGCTGGACCTTCTGGAGCAGGGGGCCATGGTCACCGTGCATGGCGACGTGGGCGTGGTGTACCCGGGCCGCATCGAAGCCTTCATCGAATCGGCCCCGCACGAATGCAACTTCATGCCCGGCAGCCCGGTGTTGCAGGCGCTGGACGCCGCCGCCCACCACATGCTGCCCCTGACCCTGGACCCGGATTCGCCCGACTTCAAGTCGGCCAACTGCCGCACCTTCCACGATCTGGGCCGCTTCTGCCACGAAAAGGCCGTGGCAGAGATGTTCCGCTTCGGCTCGCAGCAGCGCCACGCGCCGCAACGGGTCAAGCAGTTGCAGTGCGACGTGCCCAAGCAGTTCTGGGTGGTCAATCTGGACGACGGCTTCGACGGGGATGTCAACGGCCCGCTGGTGCCCATCGCGCGGGTAACCTCGGTGCCCATGCGCACCCTGTGGCGCGGCATGAACGCCGTGCCGTGGCAGGGGCCGCCGCCGGTGGACGCCAAGGGCTTCCTGTCGGTGATGTTCGAGGCCACGGCCAACCCGCATCTGGATCCGGCTGCCCAGAGCGCGTTCTTCACCGAGCGCAACTACTTCATGGTTTCGCGCAATTATTGCAGCCTGCACTCGCGTTTCGGCTTTCACTTCGTGGCCGTGGAATCGCTGGTGGGCGACCGCACCCCCGAAAACTACGTGGTCTTCCAGTTGCGCGGCGGGGCCGCCAACATCGAACGCCGGGTGCGCCGGGTGGAATTCGTGGCCGGGCTGCTGGGCGAATTCGGCTTTGCCTGCACCGTGCGCCGCGACGCGCTGTCGGCCCGCATCGAAAACCTGCCCCAGCCGGATGCCCTGCGCATGCTGCTGGTGGCCGGGTACATGACCATCCATACCCGCCAGCTGGACATGATCATGAACGACGGGCCGCAACTGGCCGAACGGCGCGCCGCCATGCTGGCCGACTGCCGCCGCCTGCTGGAAGAGGCCGATCTTGCGGCAGCGGCAGAGGCCGAACAGGCCATGTCCGGCGACGACGCCCGCCCGCGCCGGGCCGTGGACCCCGCCGCCCCCATCTGA